The sequence GTGGTAACAttgaataatttcaaaatttatatcaCAAGACAGtgcaaattttgtaaatattcaGATAACTATACACATGGATCATATTTTGACCTTCTCATTATTGAGTAGAAAAGAATAAGTTCAGTGATTAATTTGTACATACAGTTGTTACAAACTTTATATGCAAAAAGTGCTGACATACATTTTCCAATTTTGTTTATGCAGAGTGGAGGATGAAATACTAGAAGGACTGGACCTACATGTGTTTGACCATGAGCTTGGTGCCACCGAGGATGTCTccgatgatgaagatgatggaaAGGAAGCAGAGGAGATGGCaatgataaatgaaaagaaatgcattGTGTTTGAAGGCAAGCTACTTGAGCTTGTGAAAACTGTGTATGGAACAACATGCCCAAAGTGTGGGCAACCTTTTGCCTATAGAACTGTGCAGAAAGGAAcagccatcatcatcatatggGAATGCGCAAGAAAACATGGCTCCTCATGGACATCTCAGCCCAGATACAAAGGTGTATTTGCTGGCAATCTGCAGGTGTCATCATGCATAGTAATGTCAGGGAACAGTTACCAAAAGATAGCTACAATGGCTAAGTTCATGAGCTTGAGGATGCTGTCTAGAACAACATTTGACAGAATCCAAAGACTTTACATCGCTCCAGCTGTGAAGAAGTTCTATGAACAGAAACAAGAAGAACTGTTAGCAACATATGATGGCCCCGTTCAGACTCGCCGGGTCATTCTTCGACGTTCTGCACCTACTCATTCTGTGATGAGCAAACGTCTAGAATACTCCACACCAACACCGTGATGATGCAAGAGGCTGCGGGAAAGTCACCCAATATGGAGCGCATTGCCTTCACACGAGGCCTGGACTTCTTGATGACCAGAGTGGAAGTTGAGTCAGTCGTAACCGATGCACATCCACAGATTGCCGCTACCCTGAAAAGAACAGCCAAGTACCAAAGTGTAAAACACCAATGGGACCTTTGGCATGGGAGCAAAAATCTTGTAAAGAAACTGAGTGCTGCAGCGCAACAGAAGAATTGTGCAGCATTACAACCCTGGATACGCAAGATAAGTAACCATTTCTGGCACTCATCACAAACATGCGAAGGTGACTGCGAGAAATTGGCTGGTAATTTTGCTGGCGTTCTCCATCATGTCGTCAATGAACATGAATGGCTCTTCACCGTGGATGGTAGAGCCGGAGAATGTGACCATGAACCGCTTGAGGATGCAACAACACCTTGGCTATCTCCTGGCAGTCCTCCACACCAAAAACTCAAAGAGATCATCATGGACAAACGCTTCTTGAAGTCTTTGCCCTACTACACTGATTTTCGACATACTGGCAACCTGGAGTCGTTCCACGCAACCTTGCTCATGTACGCCACCAAGCGTTCCTACTTTCATCCAGTAGGCTACACCACAAGAGTTTTGTTGGCTGTTCTTGATGTGAATCACCACGCTGACCGAAAGCAAGCTAAAACTGAAGATGGACGTCTGCGGTGGGGTAAGCGCTGGAACAAGAGGACAAAACAATTCACAGTCTTCCCAATCAAGGAACCAAAGACCTACTCGTACATCCCACAACTCATGTCGGAAGTGTTCAGGATGCGAGCCGAAACATCTGGGCATCTGTCACAACATGTCTCACTGGCAGAAGATGACCCCCGAAGAATTCACCCCACGATCGCCATGCAACCATCACTACCAACAGCGGAACTTGTGAAGGAACATCAGAGCAGGTTTACTTAAGGGCAATCTCACAATAAGTGGGGCACATAAATGGGACATTCAGGCTGCAAATTAAGTTTTGCTAATTAAATgccattttattattttcatgtagCGAAATATGTGTTCTGCcataatcaaaatgtgaaaagatATGTTAGGACCACCTTTTCTTTCTACTGGACCTTGGATCATCATGTTCACAAAAGTGAAGGTATGTAACATGGACAGACATTGGTCCCCTTCAGCAGTATATCTTATTCAGAATTTGAAAGAAGCTGTAATTAATATTTTCAGGTACCATGCACAATGAAAGCAAAGTTGAATATTTCCGGGgtatgtacattattttatgaaatattgtgaaatgttaacattgattagtcaaaacattatttacatgttTAGTTTAAATTCTCTATTAAGCCAATGTGGAAAGCAAGGGCCTTTCAAAACAACTTTTGTTACTTTTTATACTGTGTATGAATTACTTAAAGTAAATGCTCTTCATAGAAATACAATTGTTTAAAGTTACAACACAATGTTAACCATGTGGTCAGGGAGCTTGTGTCATTGAAGGTACAAACATGGACAGACGTCTGTCCATGTTCGTACCTTCACTTGTGTAATGGTTCAAAATTTCTAACAAGAGACATCTGTATGCTCTGATCTGCTAATGgaaaaaaattattacatgaaatgaaattattttgacCATGTAAAATTACATCACCTGAAGGATAATAATCATGAGGGGAATCTGATCTTAAAGGTACGAACATGGACAGACGTCTGTCCATGTTCATACCTTCGTCTGTCCATGTTCGTACCTTCACATGTGGAATCATCCAAAATTTCTTATTAAAACCATCTGAGCTCTCTAATCTGCTAATAAAAATAGTGTATGACATGAAATAAAAGTATCCAGATCATGTTTAATTCTATTACTAGAAAGATGTCACCATCATCTGTCAAGGAAGGTATGAACATGGACAGACACATGCGTTTACTGTACAGGTTGTCTGTCCACACACGAAAAAATTAATTCACACATATTTTTGAATGATCCACAAAGGAAAGTGATTTCAGACATTGTTAGTATATGATGTCTTTCTGAGGCCATAAACCTTGATGACTcatctttctgtattttttattaaaTTGTATATTCAATGAAGGTACAAACATGGGTGAAGGTATGTAACAAAGTGGACAGACAAGTTTTTGGCTACTGTCAAGTCACGGCAGAAACTTTTGGGACTTCCCTAGAGAGTGGAAGTATACTGATTATGTAGATGCTGGCCTGGCATGTCTTATGAATCCAAGCAACTGCACTGATAtggcttatttttcaaaaaaatgagTCTCCTTAAAATCTGTTACATACCTTCAAAAAGTGGACAGACAAAGCAACACTTAAGTTTGATTGCCAATTGCATTAAATTTGCTTTCAAGCTGAGctagttttggttaaaacatTTCAACTTATCCCGTAATGAAACTACTTAATCACCAAAACTCTCTTTCTGCCCACTgggaacaaaagaaattaacagGTGAAGGTATGTAACGGGATGGACAGACATGCCTATATCATACAGGCTATAAATGAAATccattttcatttaataaatgaaGTAAATCTGAAAGGTAGAGACATTTCTTATTTCAAATCTGATGTAGATTGTACAATGGAACTGTTCTGGATACAGTTTCATTGCTAATTTTTTTTAGATTACTGTTTAGATTTCTGATACTTTAAATGTCCCGTTTTCTATGCCTGTTTTACTGTCTAAATTGGCGTTTATAACAAAAAATCCGCCCATTGAATGAACTCAATGTTATCTATACTATCTCTCACACTTattcttttcaagaaaatattattAACATAAGGAGGCAAATCTGAATTACTTTTATCATCAAAGCTCAAATATCAAAAGTGGAAAAGGGAATAGTTATTGTGGGATTGCCCTTAAGAAGAGTACTTCCATGACATAGACATGACTGTATTGccagactaagggatccaaatggcgtccgtctgtcgtccgtcgtccgtccgtcgtctgtcgtccgtcacaaatgttaaagtttacctgcaagactctcttatgatgcataacttggcaactgttacagcaatggtagccacacttgggtgatagaagcactatggggtatcttcatgttatggtgttgttgGAGGTCATGTGataatgtcaaaggtcatttgaggtcatatattaaagagtatgtgcaagactttcttttctatgttaaagtttacctgcaagactctcttttgacaaataacttcacataagttgcttggattacaacctaacttgggtcatagatgcactggggttaccttcatgttatggtgccattggaggtcacatgataaggtcaaaggtcatttgcggtcatacgttaaagtttacttggaagactctcttatcacacgtaactcgacacatgttgctacaatggcaatcaaacttgggtgatggatgcactgggggtgccttcatgttatggtgccgtaagaggtcacatgataaggtcaaaggtcatttgaggtcatacattaatgtttacctgcaagactcccCTATGATAGATAGCTTCGCAACCATTGCTCCCTTTTCAACCAAACTTGTGTTGTAGATGCACTTGGGGGACCTGCATATTACGTAGCCCTCAGGGGTGACATGGTAAGGTTAAAGGTCATTTTAGgtcatatattatattaaaaatATGTTTCTGGTTATTTTCGCAAGTAGGCGAGACACAATATTGCTAATGCCTTGTCATTCATGAAACCAActtcaaatatcaaaagaaaacaattttttcaTATAGGTTAATAGATGTATTTTTAAGCCAAACTTAGCTAGTTTCGGTGACTTCAgcttttcattgttttgatcTTCAGAATGTGTTGCAATTCatctcaaaacacaaacaaactttgcTGCAATTCTTTTGAATTACATTTTGCAATGTTATAAAATAAGTAGCAAATATCATCATGTACATTACCCGTGGGAGTATTGGGAGGTCCTCCAAACGATTCATTGTATTGCACATTtgttgctgggttttttttacaaaagtatttttttttttctgtgcaaacAGGTACATGTAGCTGGACATAAACGTTTATGTACTTTATTTAGCACTATAGGTTGATACATTAGCAAACAATTTGATTTAGTTTTGTGTCACCGGAAAGGATGTTCACAGAGGCATTTAACGTTGACAGTGATCCAATTTCTTTATGTCCATGCCTCTGAACATCTGTCTGTCTATGCAGGTCGAAGGTCATGTGACAAGAATGTTTCAGGTCAATTTTTATAGTCATCTAGAATAAccctttttttctcaatttctcatTCTGTCCATCCCTCATTGTAACTCTGATTTTGTGTCTGTTGAAAGTTTCTCAGGGGCAGGTGTACAACCATCCCATGTGCTCATTGATACAAGTGTCAGGTGCATGATCTTGTCATGCCATGTAACAACAATGCTCATCTACAAGTACAGTTATTCACTTGTAAATCCTTAATGAAATttcagatgaaacctgcatttCATTCATACTTCCAAGACCTGATTTTATCTATATGTATCTCCCCTGTGCACAGATccatatttgtatgtgtgtgtgtgtgtgtgtgtgtgtgttttgatgtgATTGTCCCAAGTGTTGATGTgtatgggcaattccgcagttagagGGACATGACcataaaatttcaatttggttttttccttgatttttgtgtttgactTCAGAAAGAACACATTGATAAGTCAGGAAAAACTATTTTTCAGGGTATCTTGATAGTTTTACGTATTGAATTCACCAATTTTGAACAAGTAATCTTTCAGATTGAATTTCATCAGCAAAATCTCCATAATGGCAAAGAAGATAGCTATTCAAGTTAAATGCTATTTTCTAGCCACAAATATTGAATTCATAGAGGCAATGCTGTGCTTTCATGGATAGATTAAGTAAAATCAACTTACATGTCTTTGAAATGCAAACATGTGCGCATTTCCCCACCCATCGGACAGtcatgtaacgttactaaccaaaAAGTGAAATCATTTACCTCCAGAGAGTATAAAGTGTCTATGAAtgataatatttcaatttttcctgCTGTGTCCAATGACtaactgaaatataaaa comes from Diadema setosum chromosome 17, eeDiaSeto1, whole genome shotgun sequence and encodes:
- the LOC140241281 gene encoding LOW QUALITY PROTEIN: uncharacterized protein (The sequence of the model RefSeq protein was modified relative to this genomic sequence to represent the inferred CDS: inserted 1 base in 1 codon), yielding MVPFPSYHRSGLLSRDSEEASSSAVNIPTIASPKETLFEPIQASTPRTRKALLPSFSGRVRQPMVLADTDSDTDYLPSRPQQQTYPEYEAIASETSSVVEDEILEGLDLHVFDHELGATEDVSDDEDDGKEAEEMAMINEKKCIVFEGKLLELVKTVYGTTCPKCGQPFAYRTVQKGTAIIIIWECARKHGSSWTSQPRYKGVFAGNLQVSSCIVMSGNSYQKIATMAKFMSLRMLSRTTFDRIQRLYIAPAVKKFYEQKQEELLATYDGPXSDSPGHSSTFCTYSFCDEQTSRILHTNTVMMQEAAGKSPNMERIAFTRGLDFLMTRVEVESVVTDAHPQIAATLKRTAKYQSVKHQWDLWHGSKNLVKKLSAAAQQKNCAALQPWIRKISNHFWHSSQTCEGDCEKLAGNFAGVLHHVVNEHEWLFTVDGRAGECDHEPLEDATTPWLSPGSPPHQKLKEIIMDKRFLKSLPYYTDFRHTGNLESFHATLLMYATKRSYFHPVGYTTRVLLAVLDVNHHADRKQAKTEDGRLRWGKRWNKRTKQFTVFPIKEPKTYSYIPQLMSEVFRMRAETSGHLSQHVSLAEDDPRRIHPTIAMQPSLPTAELVKEHQSRFT